One segment of Erigeron canadensis isolate Cc75 chromosome 2, C_canadensis_v1, whole genome shotgun sequence DNA contains the following:
- the LOC122587950 gene encoding cyclin-dependent kinase F-4-like, which translates to MDERYERMMEVGSGAFGVVWKAVDKQTGEVVAVKKLMEKYDSNNEYLILREIKALKKLDNHPNIVKLKQVLKEHDDLYMVFEYMECSLYRSMVQRIKKPFSEDEIRDMCFQLFEGLAHMHRNKYFHRDLKPDNILVSGDVIKIGDLGSARMFDDRFPYTDYITTRWYRAPEILLGSNNYEPSVDMWAMGAIMVELFTFEPLFKGSSEQDMIHKISRVLGTPTESTWSDGVRRAREINIQFPQFIGVEFSELLPYASPDAVNLISSLLSWHPWGRPTALEALQHPFFDNSNHVLRLRWHDSRDIASAKNNGRFVFRKAMEREQLKQQRRMNDWI; encoded by the coding sequence ATGGATGAGAGGTATGAAAGGATGATGGAAGTTGGGAGTGGAGCGTTTGGTGTGGTTTGGAAGGCAGTCGATAAGCAAACAGGGGAAGTCGTGGCGGTCAAGAAACTCATGGAAAAGTATGACAGCAACAACGAATATCTCATCCTCAGAGAGATCAAGGCTCTCAAGAAGTTGGACAACCATCCGAATATCGTCAAACTCAAACAAGTCCTCAAAGAACACGACGACCTCTACATGGTGTTCGAGTACATGGAATGCAGTCTCTACAGAAGTATGGTGCAACGAATCAAGAAGCCGTTTTCAGAAGACGAGATCAGAGACATGTGTTTCCAGTTGTTTGAAGGTCTTGCGCACATGCATCGTAACAAATACTTTCATCGTGATCTAAAACCCGACAACATTCTTGTGTCCGGAGATGTTATAAAGATCGGTGATCTTGGCTCTGCCCGGATGTTTGATGATCGATTTCCATATACGGATTATATCACCACACGATGGTATCGTGCTCCTGAAATCCTTCTTGGTTCGAATAATTATGAACCCTCTGTTGATATGTGGGCTATGGGTGCAATCATGGTCGAGTTATTTACGTTCGAGCCCTTGTTTAAAGGTTCTTCTGAACAAGATATGATTCATAAGATTTCCAGGGTGTTGGGCACCCCGACAGAGAGTACATGGAGCGATGGTGTTCGTCGTGCAAGAGAGATCAATATTCAGTTTCCGCAGTTTATTGGGGTTGAGTTTTCTGAACTGCTTCCGTATGCAAGCCCGGATGCCGTCAACCTGATTAGTTCACTTCTTTCTTGGCATCCGTGGGGGAGGCCAACAGCGTTGGAGGCGCTTCAGCATCCGTTCTTCGACAATAGTAACCATGTTTTACGTCTCAGATGGCATGATTCCAGAGATATTGCATCTGCCAAAAATAACGGAAGATTTGTATTCAGAAAAGCGATGGAGCGGGAGCAGTTGAAGCAGCAAAGAAGGATGAACGATTGGATTTAA
- the LOC122588438 gene encoding zinc finger CCCH domain-containing protein 11-like produces the protein MPPKQSKAEIAKKQKVVEDKTFGLKNKNKSKNVQKYVQSLQQNVQPKPDPSKLAAKKKKEEEKAREKELNDLFKIAVVQPKVPVGVDPKSILCEFFKAGQCAKGFKCKFSHDLNVQRKGEKIDIFSDKRDEGTMEDWDQETLEKVVASKGKEYNQNKPTDIVCKHFLEAVEKKQYGWFWVCPNGNKECHYRHALPPGYVLKSQMKALLEEESNKLAIEDEIEDQRAKVKTTTPMTTELFMEWKKKKLAERDAGLAAQRAERAKNDRMSGRELFLSDASVFVDDAEAYEKYNREEADNNVNKAQNGSSTVGPSTSTSVAAVSEGDSEIDEDDDDLDIDELNELEASLSKTSIKIQEPNK, from the exons atgccGCCGAAACAATCAAAAGCGGAGATAGCGAAGAAGCAAAAAGTAGTAGAAGATAAAACATTTGGtcttaaaaataagaataaaagtaaaaatgtacAAAAATATGTACAATCTCTTCAACAGAACGTACAACCGAAACCTGATCCTTCTAAACTTGCTGCTAAG aaaaagaaagaggAAGAAAAAGCTAGAGAGAAGGAATTAAATGATTTGTTCAAGATTGCTGTTGTTCAACCTAAAGTACCTGTCg GGGTGGATCCAAAGTCCATATTGTGTGAGTTCTTTAAGGCTGGTCAGTGTGCAAAAGGGTTCAAATGCAAGTTTTCTCATGATTTGAATGTACAGAGGAAGGGTGAGAAGATTGACATTTTCAGTGATAAGCGTGATGAAG GGACAATGGAGGATTGGGATCAAGAGACGTTGGAAAAGGTTGTGGCATCCAAAGGGAAAGAGTATAACCAGAATAAACCAACCGACATT GTCTGCAAACACTTTCTTGAAGCAGTGGAGAAGAAACAATATGGTTGGTTTTGGGTTTGTCCCAATGGCAACAAAGAGTGTCATTATAGGCATGCACTCCCTCCTGGTTACGTTTTGAAGTCACAAATGAAGGCACTTTTAGAAGAAGAATCTAACAAGCTAGCTATTGAGGATGAGATTGAGGATCAG CGTGCAAAAGTGAAAACCACCACACCAATGACTACTGAGTTGTTTATggagtggaagaagaagaagttggcAGAAAGAGATGCTGGCTTGGCTGCCCAAAGAGCAGAGAGGGCTAAGAACGACCGCATGAG TGGTCGGGAGTTATTTCTTTCTGATGCAAGTGTGTTTGTGGACGATGCTGAAGCATATGAGAAGTACAACCGAGAAGAAGCTGATAATAACGTGAATAAG GCGCAAAACGGTTCATCTACAGTTGGACCAAGCACATCAACAAGCGTAGCTGCTGTTTCAGAAGGGGATTCTGaaattgatgaagatgatgacgatTTGGATATTGATGAATTGAACGAACTCGAAGCAAGTTTGTCAAAAACATCTATTAAAATACAAGAGCCCAATAAGTAG
- the LOC122588866 gene encoding thioredoxin H2-like isoform X1 — protein sequence MGGWFSRPDDDEDDDQDYKRFHSVSGWQLHFNEFKESDQLMVVFFSARWSDSCFLIQSHFAALASKYPDVDFVKIDVDELKDVKREFNVQAMPTFVFIKRGEEKARIVGVKDDLEKEIKNHI from the exons ATGGGAGGGTGGTTTTCTCGtcctgatgatgatgaagacgaTGACCAAGACTATAAACGATTTCATTCGGTTTCTGGTTGGCAGCTTCATTTCAATGAATTTAAAGAATCCGATCAACTGATGGTGGTATTCTTTTCTGCAAGATGGTCTGACTCATGCTTCTTGATACAATCTCATTTCGCAGCTCTTGCTAGCAAGTATCCAGACGTCGATTTTGTCAAAATCGACGTCGATGAGTTAAAG GATGTGAAACGAGAATTCAACGTGCAGGCGATGCCAACCTTTGTATTCATAAAACGTGGGGAAGAGAAGGCAAGGATCGTAGGTGTCAAGGACGATCTCGAAAAGGAgatcaaaaaccatatatag
- the LOC122588866 gene encoding thioredoxin H2-like isoform X2 — MGGWFSRPDDDEDDDQDYKRFHSVSGWQLHFNEFKESDQLMVVFFSARWSDSCFLIQSHFAALASKYPDVDFVKIDVDELKAMPTFVFIKRGEEKARIVGVKDDLEKEIKNHI, encoded by the exons ATGGGAGGGTGGTTTTCTCGtcctgatgatgatgaagacgaTGACCAAGACTATAAACGATTTCATTCGGTTTCTGGTTGGCAGCTTCATTTCAATGAATTTAAAGAATCCGATCAACTGATGGTGGTATTCTTTTCTGCAAGATGGTCTGACTCATGCTTCTTGATACAATCTCATTTCGCAGCTCTTGCTAGCAAGTATCCAGACGTCGATTTTGTCAAAATCGACGTCGATGAGTTAAAG GCGATGCCAACCTTTGTATTCATAAAACGTGGGGAAGAGAAGGCAAGGATCGTAGGTGTCAAGGACGATCTCGAAAAGGAgatcaaaaaccatatatag
- the LOC122586764 gene encoding 50S ribosomal protein L10, chloroplastic, whose product MEGATLSSTFRPPPPPSLSTIKPHFHHHQHNRKPNLTIRSAISRTKKEETIESVKTQLENCHLIAGIKYKGFTVQQFQQLRTTFPESSKLIVAKNTLVLKAIEGTQWEALKPCMKGMNAWLFVHSEEIPAAIKPYRTFQKEKKLEGNDFSGAVFEGKYYPPEEFKALETMPTRAEVYAKLLGGLKAPATSVVGTLQAPARNLVLTLKAFVKKLEDEAAASGQ is encoded by the coding sequence atggAAGGAGCCACCCTTTCATCCActttccgaccaccaccaccaccatcattatCCACCATAAAACCCCATtttcaccaccaccaacacaaCCGTAAACCAAATCTCACAATCCGTTCCGCCATCAGCCGTacaaagaaagaagaaacaatAGAATCAGTCAAAACCCAACTCGAAAACTGTCACTTAATCGCAGGTATCAAATACAAAGGCTTCACTGTCCAACAATTCCAACAACTTCGTACGACATTTCCAGAATCCTCAAAACTAATCGTCGCGAAAAACACGCTTGTTTTAAAAGCCATTGAAGGGACACAATGGGAAGCTCTGAAACCTTGTATGAAAGGAATGAATGCTTGGTTATTTGTTCACAGTGAGGAAATTCCGGCGGCGATTAAGCCGTACAGGActttccaaaaagaaaaaaagttggaAGGAAATGATTTTAGTGGGGCGGTTTTTGAAGGAAAGTATTACCCACCTGAGGAATTTAAGGCTTTGGAGACAATGCCGACAAGAGCCGAGGTTTATGCCAAGTTGTTGGGTGGTTTGAAGGCGCCTGCGACTTCGGTTGTTGGGACTTTGCAGGCACCTGCCAGGAATTTGGTTTTGACTTTGAAGGCGTTTGTTAAGAAGTTGGAAGACGAGGCCGCGGCATCAGGGCAATGA